In the Candidatus Nitrospira nitrosa genome, one interval contains:
- a CDS encoding penicillin acylase family protein, whose amino-acid sequence MNRIVRVVIVAVLVLVCGMGYAVMNLRASLPILDGRSEVSSLQEPVVVTRDVYGIPTIAAGSRTDAIRALGYITAQDRLFQMDCLRRSAAGRLAEIFGEAARDNDLRRRTFGLNSTARAIAARLPVDQREVLDAYAEGVNDYLLHKSTLPFEFLLLGYEPDPWKAEDSLLVLLEMFHVLSGTDEEERMKTVMTETLPSEVVAFLVPETDPYTDALLGRPARSSSAIPVQGLAPLRKSLAQMEARKMSLVRFGKSGLGSNAWAVRGVKTADGRSILANDMHLDLTVPNIWYRTQLRYEEVDLTGVAVPGIPIVVAGTNGLVAWGVTNVEGDFLDLVRLEINPANTNEYRTPKGWTRFTTRREVIKVKDVQDFVAEVRETIWGPVSQDDLLSGPVAIRWTALDPDAVDLGQLAMDRVRSVDEAITVMTRAGGPANNVILTDRAGHIAWTYTGKIPLRRGFDGSVSVSWADGRMGWSGYVSPGAIPRIIDPPSGFLVSANHRMLAPTSPYVVGHSFANGYRAFRISQRLGAMENIHENDLFELQLDSTTQLYEFYRRLALEALTEAVVQGKTSLVNARQALRGWNGKADAESRGFALVIRFRQMLSRSVFVPFLSSCQERDARFSYDGDLDTPLRQLLTTQIPELNPDPEHYSTWSVFLLNAVEQTVREVEAEYGAVSLTEMMWGHLNRVRIEHPLSGVLPGLGYLLNMPNEPASGCGQCVRVMEDGLGASQRLVVSPGHQDEGIQHMPGGQSGHPFSPHYRDQHPYWSHGIALPFLAGTPVHTLTLVRPARTAQRAREHNQYWANATNKRRNDEQRRA is encoded by the coding sequence ATGAACAGGATCGTTCGTGTCGTGATTGTTGCTGTACTCGTCTTGGTATGCGGCATGGGCTATGCGGTGATGAACCTTCGCGCCTCGCTGCCGATCTTGGACGGGAGGTCGGAAGTGAGTTCCCTGCAAGAGCCGGTCGTTGTCACCCGGGATGTCTATGGTATTCCGACCATTGCGGCCGGATCACGAACGGACGCGATCCGTGCCTTGGGCTATATCACCGCGCAAGATCGGCTGTTTCAAATGGATTGTCTGCGGCGAAGCGCGGCCGGCCGGCTCGCCGAGATTTTCGGGGAGGCTGCGCGCGACAACGATCTCAGGCGGCGGACGTTCGGACTCAACAGCACAGCGAGGGCCATTGCCGCACGGTTGCCCGTCGATCAGCGAGAGGTGCTCGATGCCTATGCCGAAGGTGTGAACGACTATCTCCTTCACAAGAGCACACTTCCATTCGAATTTCTGCTGCTTGGGTATGAGCCCGATCCCTGGAAGGCCGAAGACAGTCTGCTCGTCCTCCTGGAAATGTTTCATGTGCTGAGCGGAACCGACGAAGAGGAGCGCATGAAGACCGTGATGACGGAGACATTGCCTTCCGAGGTCGTTGCGTTTCTCGTTCCGGAGACGGATCCCTATACGGATGCCTTGTTGGGTAGGCCTGCTCGCTCTTCCTCGGCGATTCCAGTCCAAGGCTTGGCTCCCCTGCGGAAGTCTTTGGCTCAGATGGAGGCGCGCAAGATGAGCCTGGTTCGATTCGGCAAAAGCGGATTGGGCTCAAATGCATGGGCGGTACGGGGCGTTAAAACGGCCGACGGCCGATCCATTCTCGCGAATGATATGCATCTGGATCTGACCGTTCCCAACATCTGGTACCGTACCCAGCTCCGATACGAAGAGGTCGATCTGACCGGCGTTGCGGTGCCAGGCATTCCGATTGTTGTCGCCGGTACGAACGGTCTTGTCGCGTGGGGTGTGACGAATGTCGAAGGAGATTTTCTAGACCTCGTACGGCTGGAGATCAATCCCGCCAATACCAATGAATACAGGACCCCGAAAGGTTGGACTCGGTTCACGACGAGACGGGAAGTCATCAAGGTAAAGGATGTCCAGGATTTCGTGGCAGAGGTTCGAGAGACGATTTGGGGACCAGTCTCACAGGATGATCTCTTGAGTGGGCCGGTGGCTATTCGCTGGACCGCCCTCGATCCCGACGCGGTTGATCTCGGTCAACTCGCGATGGATCGAGTCCGGTCGGTGGACGAGGCCATCACAGTCATGACTCGTGCCGGCGGGCCGGCAAACAACGTCATTCTCACCGACCGTGCCGGCCATATCGCCTGGACGTATACCGGCAAGATTCCTCTGCGCCGTGGGTTTGACGGTTCGGTCAGTGTGTCCTGGGCGGACGGCCGTATGGGTTGGTCAGGGTATGTGTCTCCGGGCGCGATACCGAGAATTATCGATCCCCCGTCGGGGTTCCTCGTCAGTGCCAACCATCGCATGTTGGCTCCCACCTCCCCGTATGTCGTCGGACATTCGTTTGCCAACGGATATCGCGCATTCAGAATCTCGCAGCGCCTCGGAGCGATGGAGAATATTCACGAGAACGACCTGTTTGAATTGCAATTAGATTCGACGACCCAGCTCTACGAGTTTTATCGGCGGCTGGCATTGGAGGCGTTAACGGAGGCAGTCGTTCAAGGCAAGACGTCGCTCGTCAACGCGCGACAAGCGCTCCGGGGATGGAATGGGAAAGCCGACGCCGAGAGCCGGGGTTTTGCACTGGTGATCCGTTTTCGCCAGATGCTCTCGCGCTCCGTGTTTGTTCCTTTCTTGTCCTCATGTCAGGAGCGAGACGCACGGTTCAGCTATGACGGTGATCTCGATACTCCATTACGCCAGCTTCTCACGACGCAGATCCCTGAGCTCAACCCCGATCCTGAACACTATTCCACATGGTCGGTGTTTCTCTTGAACGCGGTAGAGCAGACGGTTCGGGAAGTGGAAGCGGAGTATGGCGCCGTCTCCCTGACCGAGATGATGTGGGGGCATTTGAATCGTGTGCGGATAGAGCATCCCTTGAGCGGAGTACTTCCGGGACTGGGTTATCTCCTCAATATGCCGAATGAACCTGCATCCGGATGCGGACAATGTGTTCGGGTGATGGAAGATGGTCTCGGAGCGAGCCAAAGGCTCGTGGTGTCTCCAGGCCATCAGGACGAAGGCATTCAGCATATGCCGGGTGGACAGTCCGGGCATCCATTTTCACCGCACTATCGTGATCAGCATCCGTACTGGAGTCATGGGATAGCGCTCCCATTCTTGGCCGGAACGCCGGTCCATACTTTGACGCTGGTTCGTCCTGCACGAACGGCACAGAGGGCGCGTGAGCACAACCAATACTGGGCGAACGCTACAAACAAGAGGAGGAATGATGAACAGCGAAGAGCGTGA
- a CDS encoding aspartate aminotransferase family protein: MAVHVDEMRKMFSTKPHSVVGDRDHNPYLNRQAERESNARSYPRRLPLALSKAKGIYVQDTEGRTYIDCLAGAGALTLGHNHPVVLEAIQQLLEEGVPFQTLDLTTPVKDRFVDALFGALPKAFAEEARIQFCGPSGADAVEAAVKLVKTATGRRTILSFHGAYHGMTHGGMALTGHLAPKAAVSGLMPDVQFLPYPYEYRCPFGVGGEEGHRLSSTYIERLLDDPNSGVVSPAAVILEVVQGEGGVIPSPDAWLRDIRRITKDRNIPLIIDEIQTGLGRTGSLFAFERAGIIPDAVVLSKAIGGGLPLSVVVYRAELDQWQPGAHAGTFRGNQMAMAAGAATIEFVRTHRLDQHAQIMGERLLSHLRQAQASLHSFGDVRGRGLMLGVEIVDTNGRPDARGVYPAAPELARKIQAQALSRGLILELGGRNGCVVRFLSPLIVTEQEIDTIASIFYEAARTAEQGAH; encoded by the coding sequence ATGGCTGTCCATGTGGATGAGATGAGGAAGATGTTCTCGACGAAGCCGCATTCGGTCGTGGGGGACAGAGACCACAATCCATATTTGAATCGACAGGCAGAGCGTGAGTCGAATGCCCGTAGTTATCCGAGACGGTTACCCTTGGCGCTCAGCAAAGCCAAAGGCATCTATGTGCAGGATACCGAAGGGCGAACCTACATCGATTGTCTCGCCGGTGCCGGCGCGTTGACGTTGGGACACAATCATCCGGTCGTCCTGGAGGCCATCCAACAGCTGTTGGAGGAAGGCGTTCCCTTTCAGACGCTCGATCTGACCACGCCGGTGAAGGATCGCTTTGTCGATGCGCTGTTCGGTGCATTGCCGAAAGCGTTCGCGGAAGAGGCGCGGATCCAGTTCTGCGGTCCCTCCGGAGCCGACGCAGTGGAGGCTGCCGTCAAGCTGGTGAAGACGGCGACTGGGCGTCGAACGATTCTCTCGTTTCACGGCGCATACCACGGGATGACGCACGGAGGGATGGCGCTTACCGGTCATCTCGCACCGAAAGCCGCCGTCAGCGGTCTGATGCCGGATGTCCAGTTCCTTCCATACCCGTACGAATATCGTTGCCCGTTCGGTGTGGGCGGCGAGGAGGGCCATCGTCTCTCCAGTACCTATATCGAGCGGTTGCTCGACGATCCTAACAGCGGAGTCGTCTCACCGGCGGCTGTCATTCTGGAAGTCGTTCAGGGAGAGGGGGGGGTGATTCCTTCACCGGATGCCTGGCTCCGGGACATTCGTCGTATCACCAAAGATCGCAACATCCCGTTGATCATAGATGAGATTCAGACCGGATTGGGACGAACCGGGTCACTATTTGCGTTCGAACGGGCCGGGATCATTCCCGATGCGGTGGTCTTGTCGAAGGCGATCGGTGGTGGATTGCCGTTGAGTGTGGTCGTGTACCGAGCTGAGCTGGATCAATGGCAACCGGGAGCGCATGCCGGCACCTTTCGCGGCAATCAGATGGCCATGGCGGCAGGAGCCGCGACGATAGAGTTCGTCAGGACCCATCGACTCGATCAGCACGCGCAGATCATGGGAGAGCGCCTCCTGTCACATCTGCGTCAGGCTCAGGCGTCTTTGCACAGTTTCGGCGACGTACGTGGCCGTGGATTGATGCTCGGGGTTGAGATCGTCGATACCAACGGGCGTCCGGATGCCAGAGGCGTTTATCCCGCGGCTCCTGAGCTTGCGCGGAAGATCCAGGCGCAGGCGCTCAGTCGTGGTTTGATCCTCGAACTGGGAGGACGCAATGGATGCGTGGTGCGGTTCTTGTCGCCGCTGATTGTGACGGAGCAAGAGATCGACACGATCGCCTCCATTTTCTATGAGGCGGCTCGAACAGCGGAGCAAGGTGCCCACTGA
- a CDS encoding cyclic peptide export ABC transporter, which yields MSLIRFLYRNSWRLVMLSMVAGLISGLASAGIIALINSALEESERTVALGGGFLAGVVLAVVTKAFSEVVLTRLGQDIIAQLRLHLSEQILRAPLRHVQELGRHRLLAALNEDTDVIAQAYVQIPLICVNGATVVGCLAYLGWLSWPMLAVVLGFMVFGALSFHAQEKRALHSFKQARETSDTLFRHFQSILEGIKELKLHRERRQAFLATALRPTVTAYKRDFVEGMTVYAIATNWGMFLFYAVIGLVLFVFPEWLALTPQAIAGSTLVLLYMMGPFAQIVETLPNVGRADVALEKVEALGLSLATASTQDQIEKRERIVANAAGGPVLNTGWNRIELAGVTHRYYREDEEGSFHLGPIDLSFTPGELVFLVGGNGSGKTTLALLLLGLYAPESGAIRLDGVPIDEVNRENYRQLFSAVFSDYHLFDTLFGLNQIGLDRHAREYVDRLQLREKVQIRGGEFSTQSLSQGQRKRLALLTAYLEDRPFYVFDEWAADQDPVFRRVFYMELLPELKARGKTALVITHDDQYFAVADRCLRMDLGKITSVTEAVGALQ from the coding sequence ATGAGTTTGATCCGCTTCTTATACCGTAACTCCTGGCGACTGGTCATGCTCTCCATGGTCGCCGGACTGATCAGCGGGCTGGCAAGCGCGGGAATCATCGCCTTGATTAACTCGGCTCTGGAGGAGAGTGAGCGCACGGTAGCTCTCGGAGGAGGTTTTCTCGCGGGTGTCGTCCTCGCGGTCGTGACGAAGGCCTTTTCGGAAGTTGTCCTGACGCGACTGGGCCAGGACATCATCGCGCAATTGCGGCTGCATCTCAGTGAACAGATTCTTCGTGCTCCTCTCCGGCACGTCCAGGAACTCGGGCGACATCGATTACTGGCCGCACTCAACGAAGACACCGATGTCATTGCACAGGCCTATGTGCAGATTCCGCTAATTTGCGTCAACGGTGCGACGGTGGTCGGGTGCCTGGCCTACCTCGGCTGGCTTTCATGGCCCATGCTGGCCGTCGTGCTCGGCTTCATGGTTTTCGGCGCCCTCTCGTTTCACGCGCAGGAAAAACGGGCTCTGCACTCGTTCAAGCAGGCTCGAGAAACAAGCGACACTCTTTTTCGTCATTTTCAATCGATCCTCGAGGGCATTAAAGAGCTCAAGCTTCACCGTGAACGGCGGCAGGCCTTTCTCGCCACGGCCCTTAGACCGACCGTGACCGCCTATAAGCGCGACTTTGTCGAAGGCATGACGGTGTATGCCATCGCGACCAACTGGGGCATGTTTCTGTTCTATGCGGTCATCGGGCTTGTGTTATTCGTCTTTCCTGAATGGCTGGCGCTGACTCCTCAGGCGATCGCCGGATCGACGCTTGTGCTCCTGTACATGATGGGGCCCTTCGCTCAGATCGTTGAAACCCTGCCGAACGTCGGCCGTGCCGATGTCGCGCTGGAAAAAGTCGAGGCATTGGGACTGTCGCTGGCCACGGCTTCCACGCAGGACCAGATCGAGAAACGAGAAAGGATCGTGGCAAATGCCGCCGGTGGACCGGTCCTCAACACCGGATGGAATCGGATCGAGCTGGCAGGCGTGACGCATCGCTACTACAGGGAAGATGAAGAAGGCAGTTTTCATCTTGGCCCGATCGACCTCAGCTTCACTCCGGGTGAACTGGTATTCCTTGTCGGCGGCAACGGCAGTGGGAAAACGACGCTGGCTTTGCTCCTGCTTGGTCTCTACGCCCCGGAATCTGGGGCGATTCGTCTCGACGGTGTTCCGATCGACGAAGTCAACCGTGAGAACTATCGCCAGCTCTTCTCCGCCGTGTTTTCGGACTACCACTTATTCGACACGTTGTTCGGCTTGAATCAGATCGGCCTAGATCGCCACGCACGCGAATATGTGGATCGTCTTCAGCTTCGAGAGAAAGTGCAGATCAGAGGCGGAGAGTTCTCTACTCAATCCCTGTCACAAGGACAACGCAAGCGCCTCGCATTGTTGACCGCCTATCTCGAAGACCGTCCGTTCTATGTGTTCGACGAGTGGGCAGCGGATCAAGATCCGGTATTTCGTAGAGTCTTCTACATGGAATTATTGCCGGAATTGAAGGCCCGCGGAAAAACAGCGCTCGTCATTACCCACGATGATCAATACTTCGCGGTCGCGGATCGATGTCTCCGGATGGATCTTGGGAAGATCACCTCTGTGACAGAAGCGGTGGGCGCATTGCAGTAA
- a CDS encoding type I polyketide synthase, whose translation MGSVLKLKGCNRPRLGAWQAYDACSGSESNVRRRRIGPKMNRSGGHQISDHDGLDLAVIGLACRFPGAHDSATFWRNLRDGVESITRLGEEDLQSAGVHERLRHDSNYVRMRGIIDGIDLFDADFFGVTPKEAELMDPQHRLFLECAWETFEHAGYDPERFGGSIGVYAGSSTSGYLFNLFPQGVLLQSASDMAGILGVEKDSLPTRVSYKLNLEGPSIAVQTACSTSLVAVHLACQGLLAGECDMALAGGVSINVPQKVGYLYQKSGIASPDGHCRAFDADARGTVGGSGIGIVLLKRFEDAEADGDHILALIKGTAINNDGAQKVGYTAPRVEGQSKVIRAAHVASRIEPESICYVEAHGTGTPMGDPIEVAALTHAFRNGTDKKGFCAIGSVKTNIGHLDAAAGIAGLIKTTLALTHKQIPPSLHFSSPNPEIDFAETPFYVNTKLTDWSSHDSPRRAGVSSFGLGGTNAHVVMEEAPVSEHDNHRFDHRRRLIVLSAKSEAALNEMSVRLAAHLQQCTATELADVAYTLQTGRKAFLHRRWVVADTVEAAARALSRQDFVKASSRAGEPRPVIFLFPGQGAQYRTMGRDLYAQEPVFREQVDRCADALAPHMGLDIKPILFDESPADPDRLNRTAFTQPALFVMEYALAKLWMSLNVHPSGMIGHSVGEYVAACLSGVFSLEDALRLVAVRGRLMQSTASGSMLAVSISEADATALLDAGVDLAAVNAPNQCVLSGAQPTITNLQETLAKKGIESVRLQVSHAFHSRVMDPILESFSAQVAGVARHTPTIPWISNLTGDWIVPAQAMDPSYWTNHLRRTVRFADGIETLCRNPERILLETGPGQTLRTLAQRQIDRRPVMALASLSKPANGLSATSEHSNFLEAVGYLWATGTAIDWAALYRGERPRRLPLPTYPFERRRFWVGPIKQAGEPDQITGLTKKPNISDWFYEPSWRRSTTVSQAEAAQEGTWLVFVGERDEGAGIVRKLESEGRPVVTVSAGERYERLTKSTYSIRPAVREDYHKLIQDLREQDLRPNRVMHCWNLQSIHGSLSLETFRHAQDRGFHSLLFLSQALGSRISMDPTDICILTSGLHDVTGEETLRPEPAPVVGVCRVIPQEYTNLTCRVVDLEAPKNEQNLLSPSVIDRLLAENTVRKDEPVIAYRGMHRWVQTFQPVKLEHPKGQAALLRTHGVYLITGGLGGVGLQLAEYLVRTVKARLVLIGRSKPTEEQTLRLKTLEELGGEILTVQADVADERHMRFALAQTLERYHALHGVIHAAGIAGGGLIDLKTMEAVETEFAPKVVGAFVLDQVLRNVSLDFICFCSSLNALNGGVGQSGYCAANATLDALAHAFSKRGSHVISINFDRWNQVGMAVQAEARLKALQIEDSAFDGMSASQAQDAFGRILHGWTSPQVIVSVRDCISIVEQSAKTGLPQVVGLTNGQDADNESIRGKAELMGDATIEEKVTLVWKQILGVDHVGLHDDFFRLGGESLAALQILNRVQEVVGMEVSLKKFFEGPTVAGLSEQIQRQKEGGITTVPDIVPLPRKTRSQMSSLRSDDLGRSQP comes from the coding sequence ATGGGGAGTGTGCTCAAGCTGAAGGGATGCAACAGACCAAGGCTCGGCGCCTGGCAGGCCTACGACGCCTGCAGCGGCAGCGAGAGCAACGTCAGACGACGACGGATAGGACCTAAGATGAATCGGAGCGGCGGACATCAGATCAGCGATCACGATGGATTGGACCTGGCGGTCATCGGATTGGCATGCCGTTTTCCAGGAGCCCATGACAGCGCGACGTTCTGGAGGAACCTACGTGATGGAGTGGAATCCATTACGAGACTCGGCGAGGAAGATCTGCAATCAGCTGGGGTCCATGAACGACTGCGCCATGATTCCAACTATGTCCGCATGCGAGGCATCATCGACGGGATTGATCTGTTCGATGCCGATTTCTTCGGCGTCACACCCAAGGAAGCCGAGCTCATGGATCCGCAACATCGGCTGTTTCTCGAATGTGCATGGGAGACATTCGAACATGCGGGATACGATCCGGAACGGTTTGGCGGATCGATCGGCGTCTATGCGGGATCAAGCACGAGCGGCTATCTGTTCAATCTTTTCCCTCAGGGCGTGCTGTTGCAGTCGGCTTCCGATATGGCGGGTATTCTCGGCGTGGAGAAAGATTCGCTCCCCACTCGCGTGTCTTACAAGTTGAACCTCGAAGGGCCGAGCATCGCGGTGCAAACCGCCTGTTCCACATCCCTGGTCGCCGTTCACTTGGCTTGTCAGGGCCTGCTCGCAGGCGAATGCGACATGGCATTAGCCGGAGGAGTGTCCATCAACGTGCCACAAAAAGTCGGCTATCTCTATCAGAAGAGCGGCATTGCCTCCCCGGACGGTCACTGCCGGGCCTTTGATGCGGACGCGAGAGGAACAGTCGGCGGAAGCGGTATTGGTATCGTGTTGTTGAAACGATTCGAGGATGCGGAGGCCGACGGCGACCATATTTTAGCGCTCATTAAGGGCACCGCGATCAATAACGACGGTGCGCAAAAGGTCGGGTACACGGCGCCGCGCGTTGAAGGACAGTCCAAGGTGATCAGGGCGGCACATGTGGCGTCCAGGATCGAGCCAGAGTCGATATGTTACGTCGAGGCTCACGGAACAGGGACGCCCATGGGTGATCCGATAGAAGTGGCGGCTCTTACACACGCATTTCGTAACGGGACCGACAAAAAAGGGTTTTGTGCCATCGGATCAGTGAAGACCAACATCGGCCACCTCGATGCGGCGGCAGGGATCGCAGGGCTGATCAAGACGACTCTCGCGCTCACACACAAGCAAATTCCTCCCAGCCTGCACTTCTCATCCCCGAACCCGGAAATCGATTTTGCCGAGACGCCGTTTTACGTCAATACGAAACTGACCGACTGGAGTTCGCACGACTCTCCTCGTCGGGCCGGTGTCAGCTCGTTCGGCCTCGGCGGCACCAATGCCCATGTGGTCATGGAAGAAGCGCCTGTCTCCGAGCACGACAATCACCGGTTCGATCACCGTCGGCGACTGATCGTGCTATCCGCTAAATCCGAAGCGGCGTTGAATGAGATGTCGGTTAGACTGGCGGCACATCTTCAGCAATGCACCGCGACTGAGCTGGCAGACGTCGCCTATACCTTGCAGACCGGCCGAAAGGCATTTCTCCATCGGCGATGGGTCGTGGCCGACACTGTCGAAGCTGCGGCCCGAGCGTTGAGTCGGCAGGATTTCGTGAAAGCGAGTAGTCGTGCCGGCGAACCGAGGCCGGTGATATTTCTGTTCCCCGGGCAGGGTGCCCAGTATCGAACGATGGGCCGCGACCTCTACGCGCAAGAACCGGTTTTTCGTGAACAGGTGGACCGATGCGCAGACGCTCTCGCTCCCCACATGGGGCTGGATATCAAGCCCATTCTCTTTGATGAGTCCCCGGCGGATCCTGACAGACTCAACCGTACCGCCTTCACGCAACCGGCCTTGTTTGTAATGGAGTATGCCCTTGCCAAGCTCTGGATGAGTCTCAATGTGCATCCCTCCGGCATGATCGGACATAGCGTCGGTGAATACGTTGCTGCTTGTCTGTCCGGGGTCTTCTCGCTTGAGGATGCGTTGCGACTCGTCGCGGTTCGTGGTCGACTCATGCAAAGTACGGCGTCCGGTTCGATGCTGGCGGTGTCGATATCGGAAGCTGATGCAACAGCCCTCCTTGACGCCGGTGTGGATCTGGCGGCAGTCAACGCGCCCAATCAGTGTGTGCTGTCGGGAGCTCAGCCCACGATCACGAATCTGCAAGAAACATTGGCGAAAAAAGGCATAGAGAGTGTACGACTCCAAGTTTCCCATGCGTTCCATTCACGCGTGATGGACCCCATCCTGGAATCCTTCAGCGCACAGGTTGCCGGCGTCGCGCGCCACACGCCGACCATTCCCTGGATTTCCAACCTGACCGGCGATTGGATTGTCCCCGCTCAGGCCATGGATCCGTCCTACTGGACCAATCACTTGCGGCGGACCGTCCGCTTCGCCGACGGTATTGAGACGCTCTGCAGGAACCCCGAGCGGATTCTGCTCGAAACAGGTCCGGGACAGACCTTGCGTACGCTGGCTCAGCGACAAATCGATCGACGACCGGTGATGGCGCTGGCTTCTTTGAGCAAACCGGCAAATGGATTATCGGCTACATCCGAACACTCAAACTTTCTCGAAGCAGTCGGGTATCTGTGGGCAACCGGCACGGCAATCGACTGGGCGGCATTGTATCGAGGCGAACGTCCACGGCGACTTCCCCTCCCAACCTATCCGTTTGAACGCAGACGGTTCTGGGTAGGACCCATCAAACAGGCAGGCGAGCCGGACCAGATCACAGGGCTGACCAAGAAACCCAATATCAGCGATTGGTTCTATGAACCATCGTGGAGACGATCGACGACGGTTTCACAGGCCGAGGCTGCGCAGGAGGGTACGTGGCTGGTCTTTGTCGGTGAACGAGATGAGGGGGCCGGAATTGTCCGGAAATTGGAATCTGAAGGAAGGCCGGTCGTGACGGTGTCGGCCGGTGAGCGATACGAACGGCTGACAAAGTCAACGTATTCGATCCGACCGGCGGTTCGTGAAGATTATCACAAACTGATTCAGGATTTGCGGGAGCAGGACCTCCGGCCGAATCGAGTGATGCATTGCTGGAACCTGCAATCCATTCACGGTTCGTTGTCACTCGAAACGTTTCGTCACGCGCAAGACCGAGGCTTTCACAGTCTTCTGTTCCTCTCGCAGGCTTTGGGAAGCAGAATTTCAATGGACCCGACAGACATCTGTATTCTGACATCAGGACTCCATGATGTGACCGGTGAAGAAACGTTGCGTCCGGAACCGGCACCGGTCGTCGGAGTCTGTCGGGTCATTCCACAGGAATACACCAACCTCACCTGTCGTGTAGTCGATCTCGAAGCACCGAAGAACGAACAGAATCTGTTGTCGCCGAGCGTGATCGACAGACTCTTGGCTGAAAACACCGTTCGAAAGGATGAACCTGTCATTGCGTATCGGGGAATGCATCGGTGGGTTCAAACATTCCAGCCGGTGAAGCTGGAACATCCGAAGGGGCAGGCGGCTTTGCTTCGAACTCATGGTGTCTATCTCATTACCGGAGGGCTTGGAGGAGTCGGTCTTCAACTCGCCGAGTATCTCGTCCGAACCGTCAAGGCACGCCTCGTCCTGATCGGTCGGTCCAAGCCGACTGAAGAACAAACACTGCGGTTGAAGACACTCGAAGAGCTGGGCGGAGAAATTCTCACCGTCCAAGCGGATGTGGCCGATGAGCGGCACATGCGTTTCGCGCTCGCGCAGACTCTGGAACGCTACCACGCCTTGCACGGAGTGATCCATGCAGCCGGTATAGCCGGAGGGGGGTTGATCGACCTCAAAACCATGGAGGCTGTGGAGACAGAGTTCGCTCCCAAGGTAGTCGGAGCTTTCGTCCTCGACCAGGTATTACGGAACGTCTCCCTGGATTTTATTTGTTTTTGTTCCTCCTTGAACGCGCTGAACGGCGGAGTAGGGCAAAGCGGCTATTGTGCCGCCAACGCCACATTGGACGCGCTGGCTCATGCGTTCTCGAAGCGCGGATCGCATGTCATCTCCATCAATTTCGATCGGTGGAATCAAGTGGGAATGGCGGTACAAGCCGAAGCCAGGCTGAAAGCCCTGCAGATCGAAGATTCGGCATTCGACGGCATGTCGGCGTCGCAAGCGCAGGATGCATTCGGCCGGATATTGCATGGATGGACGTCTCCACAGGTCATCGTGTCCGTTCGTGACTGCATCTCGATAGTGGAGCAGAGCGCCAAAACCGGATTGCCGCAGGTCGTTGGTCTGACCAATGGACAAGATGCGGACAACGAGTCGATCCGAGGCAAAGCCGAGCTGATGGGAGATGCGACGATTGAGGAAAAGGTAACGTTGGTGTGGAAGCAAATCCTCGGCGTTGATCACGTCGGTTTGCATGACGACTTTTTCAGGTTGGGCGGTGAGTCACTGGCAGCTCTACAGATCTTGAACCGCGTACAGGAAGTTGTCGGCATGGAGGTCTCTCTTAAAAAGTTTTTTGAAGGTCCCACGGTTGCGGGACTTTCCGAACAGATTCAGCGTCAAAAAGAGGGCGGCATTACGACGGTACCGGACATTGTTCCGCTTCCTCGAAAAACTCGCTCTCAGATGAGTTCCTTACGCTCGGATGACTTGGGTAGATCGCAACCATGA